The Pseudanabaena sp. PCC 6802 genomic interval GTCAAAGTTTGGAGGAAATTTGCCACATCCAGTATCGCAAGATTGTCATAGATATGAGCGCGACGCAGTTTGTTGACAGCTCTGGTGTGGGCGCTCTGGTGAGCGCGTTGAGATTTGCTCAAAACTCCGGCAATGAACTAGTGCTATGGAGCCTGCAACCACAGGTTACGGTCGTACTGGAAATGACCAAGCTACAGCAAGTATTTAAGATTGAGAATCTTACTTTCTCTACACGTACTATCGATGACGCAGATACAGCGGGTGCTATGTCTTTCCACCCTTCCGTACAGAGTCGATTAAAACGCGCGATTGATATTGTGGGCGCGCTGGTGGGATTGGCATTTACAGCGATTTTGTTTGTTCCGATCGCGATCGCCATCAAACTCAACAGCCCAGGTCCAGTTTTATTCAGCCAGATCCGTTGCGGGTTGTTTGGGAAGCGCTTTCGGATTTGGAAGTTTCGCTCCATGGTATCCGATGCCGAAGCGCTGAAAAATACGGTTGCAAATCAAGCAGATGGCAACTTCTTTAAGAACGAAACCGATCCCAGGATTACGAGTGTGGGTAGATTCCTGCGCAAGACCAGTTTGGATGAGTTTCCACAATTTTGGAATGTCTTGCTCGGCGATATGAGTCTGGTGGGCACGCGACCGCCCTTAACCAGTGAGGTAGATAACTACAGATTCGATCTATACCAGCTCGACCAGAATACTTTAATCAATGAGTGGAGTCGTCTTGATGTCAAACCTGGAATTACGGGTGAGTGGCAGGTAAGCGGACGTTCCAGCGTTCGCAAGTTTGAAGACGTGGTGAAGTTAGATTTGCAATATCAAAAAAATTGGAGCATCAAATACGACCTGTGGCTAATTCTCAGAACCATTCTCGTGTTATTCGATAAAAAGAATCAGGCTGTTTAAGCCCTTTGCCGACGCTTCCATGCCGAAGTTGACTCTAACCCGCTCAGGTTTTGTTCTAACTGCCGCCGCTGAATAATTGCAGCCGCAGGATCGCTCAGGTGCGGATCTCGGTATGGTATTGCCGCACGTGTCTGTAAAATTTCTTTTTCTGCTTCTGTTAAGGGTGGTAGGTCATTGTTGGAGAAGGCGGCGACTGTTCCCGGCGCTTTTCTGCCCACTGGAGATGAAGAGCTAATCTCCAGGCCTGCTGCTAACATCGCCGATCGCACTGCTGCCGCGCAGGAATAGGTGACGAGATAACCATCGGGTTTGAGGCAACTCGCCAACAGAGAGATAAACTCCATCGTCCATAGTTGCGGGCAACGGGGTGGGGAAAAAGGATCGAGGAAGATCGCGTCTGCCCAGGTCTTGGGTAGGTCTTGCATCGTTTGACGGGCATCGCCAATTAACAAACTTAGATTGAGGTTGGCTGTTTTCACGCCTTTGGTTTCGGCCAGGACTTTCAGGTGCTGGACTAATGTCTGCGGCCAAATATCCAGTAAACCGCTGGCGATCGCTGCTTTTGGTACTTGCCAATTATTTTCCAGGGCAACGATCTGTAGTTGTGGTTTGCCAGATCCCAGCTCGTCGATACAGGCGATCGCGGCGGCGGAGTTATATCCCAAGCCATAACAAACATCGATAATATTGACGCAACCTTTTCGTTCGGCTTTGGCACGGATACGGGCGGGCAGAACAAACTTAGCTTCGGCTTCTTGCTTGGCACCGTGAATGCTGTGAAAAGCCTCCCCAAAAACATCACTAAAAAAAGTGGTCGAACCATCAGCGGTTGCGAGCAAAGTTAGCCGATCTTGTAAATCTGAATCCATAATCACAGCTAAAACTGATAACTACACTCATATCTCCCCTTCCAGTTCTCTGGTAGACTGCGCCAACAGATACTTTACCTCAGCATCGGTTGTTTGCGAAAAATCATCGTACCAGTTGCTAATCGAATAAAGCGGCT includes:
- a CDS encoding sugar transferase, with amino-acid sequence MLSFKDTILVSTPERLTVMEAAKFSQSLEEICHIQYRKIVIDMSATQFVDSSGVGALVSALRFAQNSGNELVLWSLQPQVTVVLEMTKLQQVFKIENLTFSTRTIDDADTAGAMSFHPSVQSRLKRAIDIVGALVGLAFTAILFVPIAIAIKLNSPGPVLFSQIRCGLFGKRFRIWKFRSMVSDAEALKNTVANQADGNFFKNETDPRITSVGRFLRKTSLDEFPQFWNVLLGDMSLVGTRPPLTSEVDNYRFDLYQLDQNTLINEWSRLDVKPGITGEWQVSGRSSVRKFEDVVKLDLQYQKNWSIKYDLWLILRTILVLFDKKNQAV
- a CDS encoding tRNA (5-methylaminomethyl-2-thiouridine)(34)-methyltransferase MnmD encodes the protein MDSDLQDRLTLLATADGSTTFFSDVFGEAFHSIHGAKQEAEAKFVLPARIRAKAERKGCVNIIDVCYGLGYNSAAAIACIDELGSGKPQLQIVALENNWQVPKAAIASGLLDIWPQTLVQHLKVLAETKGVKTANLNLSLLIGDARQTMQDLPKTWADAIFLDPFSPPRCPQLWTMEFISLLASCLKPDGYLVTYSCAAAVRSAMLAAGLEISSSSPVGRKAPGTVAAFSNNDLPPLTEAEKEILQTRAAIPYRDPHLSDPAAAIIQRRQLEQNLSGLESTSAWKRRQRA